In Sulfurovum xiamenensis, the following proteins share a genomic window:
- a CDS encoding DsrE family protein: MKKYIFLIVGLVSLMQAQEYKSVFDCSSDNARFVMSRMNLIERTMGMIEQNGDKADFAITLHGGCVPMVSNVYDEIVPDEDMPYIKMAQETITRLAQKKKVKIIVCAMSLNANAIDEKEVLPFIQISKNSFIDTIGLQNKGYALMTFK, from the coding sequence ATGAAAAAGTATATATTTTTAATCGTAGGTTTAGTGAGTTTGATGCAGGCACAAGAGTACAAGTCCGTTTTTGACTGTAGTTCAGATAATGCCCGCTTTGTGATGTCACGTATGAATTTAATAGAAAGAACCATGGGTATGATCGAACAAAATGGCGACAAGGCTGACTTTGCCATTACACTGCATGGAGGATGTGTTCCCATGGTCTCAAATGTGTATGATGAAATAGTACCTGATGAGGATATGCCTTATATAAAAATGGCACAGGAGACCATTACACGATTGGCTCAAAAGAAAAAGGTGAAGATCATCGTCTGTGCCATGTCATTGAATGCAAATGCGATTGACGAGAAAGAGGTTTTGCCGTTTATTCAAATATCTAAAAATAGTTTTATAGATACGATCGGTTTACAAAATAAGGGCTATGCACTGATGACATTTAAGTAA
- a CDS encoding symmetrical bis(5'-nucleosyl)-tetraphosphatase has product MAVWAIGDIQGCYNSLKALLEKISFDVTQDKLWIAGDLVNRGEGSLETLKYLYSIKENVEIVLGNHDITLIAAYYGIKKSNPTIDPILESSEAKKLIDWLRGQKLLHVDYQLGYCMAHAGISPEFDLGMAMRYAKRVEEKLQSDHVSVWLEQMLRQGSNRFNRKASLIDIDRYIVSAFTRMRFCYGDHRLDFDQKGPPTDELREQELKPWFECDYRKDIHLRIIMGHWSALGFYEDEHVLALDTGCVWGGKLTAARIDSEDVEIVSVECSKADKDEEEQPTSV; this is encoded by the coding sequence ATGGCAGTATGGGCTATAGGTGATATACAGGGGTGCTACAACTCCTTGAAAGCATTACTGGAAAAGATATCGTTTGATGTCACACAGGATAAACTCTGGATCGCTGGTGACCTGGTCAACAGAGGTGAAGGTTCACTGGAAACACTGAAATATCTTTACAGTATCAAAGAAAATGTTGAGATCGTTCTTGGTAATCATGATATCACCCTTATAGCAGCTTATTATGGTATCAAAAAATCCAATCCAACCATTGATCCTATACTTGAGTCATCTGAAGCCAAAAAGCTCATAGATTGGCTTAGAGGACAAAAGTTGTTGCATGTGGATTATCAGCTTGGGTACTGTATGGCCCATGCGGGTATCTCTCCTGAATTTGATCTGGGTATGGCCATGAGATATGCAAAGCGTGTGGAAGAGAAACTACAAAGTGACCATGTTTCTGTTTGGTTGGAACAAATGTTAAGACAAGGAAGTAACCGTTTTAACAGGAAGGCGAGCCTTATAGATATCGACCGTTATATTGTCAGTGCCTTCACACGTATGCGGTTTTGCTATGGTGACCATAGACTTGATTTTGACCAAAAAGGTCCGCCTACAGACGAACTGAGAGAACAAGAGTTAAAACCCTGGTTTGAATGTGATTATCGTAAAGATATCCATCTGCGTATTATTATGGGGCACTGGTCGGCTTTGGGATTTTATGAAGATGAGCATGTATTGGCTCTGGATACCGGATGTGTATGGGGAGGAAAACTCACGGCTGCACGTATTGACAGTGAAGACGTGGAGATAGTTTCTGTAGAGTGTAGTAAAGCAGATAAGGATGAAGAAGAACAACCTACGAGTGTTTAA
- a CDS encoding M48 family metallopeptidase — MLETIIIFYSLYTFMKLYISAMQIGYINEEKRKTPVLMPADKYLTAGNYAVANGKLSLVSDFVDYLVFIWWVFGGFAWLSTLVQVEGNIMQAVVFLFGFVIVNYVIGLPFELYQKFKIDEAFGFNKMTAKMYMIDMIKTSLLFFILGGAVFALLSWIIENYATWWIWGFAAMFTVAVLANLLAPTFMALFNKFSPLEEGELKEKITAMMGQAGLKSDGIFVMDASKRDSRLNAFFGGLGKSKRVVLFDTLLEKLNTKELLAVLGHELGHFSHGDIWKNIGLMGVLLFIAFYLFGHLPDALFTQMGVIPEAGVQIAMLMLLLPLVSFVFTPFMSYVSRHNEYAADEYGSQMGGKENLVSALMKLVTENKAFPKSHPLVIFFYYTHPPVLERLKELGFDASNTIAGEATTLPKEGIFAHMDRNDD, encoded by the coding sequence ATGCTGGAAACCATTATTATCTTTTACTCTCTCTACACCTTTATGAAACTCTATATCTCTGCTATGCAGATAGGGTATATCAATGAAGAAAAAAGAAAAACGCCTGTACTGATGCCGGCAGACAAATACCTCACAGCAGGAAACTATGCAGTGGCGAACGGAAAACTTTCTCTTGTGAGTGATTTTGTAGATTATCTGGTATTTATCTGGTGGGTATTTGGAGGTTTTGCCTGGCTCTCAACACTGGTTCAAGTAGAAGGTAACATCATGCAGGCCGTTGTGTTCCTGTTCGGTTTTGTTATAGTCAATTATGTCATAGGACTTCCTTTTGAACTCTACCAAAAGTTCAAAATAGATGAAGCGTTTGGATTTAATAAAATGACGGCGAAAATGTATATGATAGATATGATCAAAACAAGCCTGTTGTTTTTCATTCTGGGCGGTGCGGTTTTTGCACTTTTATCCTGGATCATAGAGAATTATGCCACATGGTGGATTTGGGGATTTGCAGCCATGTTCACCGTAGCAGTGCTGGCAAATCTTTTGGCTCCCACCTTCATGGCCCTGTTTAATAAGTTCTCTCCGCTCGAGGAGGGGGAACTCAAAGAAAAAATTACGGCAATGATGGGTCAGGCCGGACTTAAAAGTGACGGTATCTTTGTGATGGATGCTTCTAAACGTGACAGTCGTTTGAATGCATTTTTCGGTGGATTGGGTAAGAGTAAACGTGTGGTTCTTTTCGATACATTGTTGGAAAAGCTTAACACTAAAGAACTCCTTGCCGTACTGGGGCATGAATTGGGTCATTTCTCTCATGGGGATATCTGGAAAAATATAGGGTTGATGGGTGTACTTCTTTTTATCGCATTTTATCTCTTTGGCCATTTACCGGATGCACTCTTTACACAGATGGGTGTGATTCCTGAGGCAGGTGTCCAAATCGCGATGTTGATGTTGTTGTTACCGCTTGTGAGTTTTGTCTTTACGCCGTTTATGTCCTATGTTAGCCGCCATAATGAGTATGCTGCAGATGAATATGGTTCGCAAATGGGCGGCAAAGAGAACCTGGTATCTGCACTGATGAAACTTGTGACAGAGAACAAAGCATTTCCCAAATCACACCCATTGGTGATCTTCTTTTACTATACGCATCCGCCGGTGCTTGAGAGACTCAAAGAGTTAGGGTTTGACGCCTCCAATACGATCGCAGGTGAAGCAACTACACTGCCGAAAGAGGGTATTTTCGCACATATGGACAGAAATGACGATTAA
- a CDS encoding YeeE/YedE thiosulfate transporter family protein, which yields MIDDIIKMFDVVSGQEHGSIVKVLLIGFAFGAIILYSRLDKFEKMAGFMIFEDTLVPRMAMTTVALSSVGFYFLVESGYATYNIKPTMLGGLIIGGILFGIGLVILGKCPSAFLVSVSEGRLDALVGVIGGMFGGYVFTIGYPYIQQILGPDLGKIRVPDFFTEHSLLIVFTLSGILLTIAFLLPTIEYEDPADINEKNK from the coding sequence ATGATTGATGATATCATTAAAATGTTCGATGTGGTATCAGGTCAAGAACATGGATCTATTGTAAAGGTGCTGCTTATTGGGTTTGCTTTTGGGGCTATTATCTTATATTCACGTCTCGACAAATTTGAAAAGATGGCCGGTTTTATGATATTTGAGGATACGCTTGTCCCTAGAATGGCTATGACCACAGTAGCACTATCAAGTGTAGGGTTTTACTTTCTTGTCGAATCAGGTTATGCAACGTATAATATTAAACCGACGATGCTAGGTGGTCTTATCATCGGTGGAATCCTCTTTGGGATAGGTTTGGTTATTTTAGGTAAATGTCCATCAGCATTTCTTGTTTCAGTTTCTGAAGGGCGTCTTGATGCATTGGTAGGTGTGATCGGCGGGATGTTCGGTGGGTATGTTTTTACGATCGGGTATCCCTATATACAGCAAATCTTAGGGCCTGACCTGGGTAAGATCAGAGTACCGGATTTTTTTACAGAACATAGTCTGCTTATTGTATTCACGCTAAGTGGCATTTTACTGACCATTGCATTTTTGCTACCGACCATAGAGTACGAAGACCCCGCTGATATAAATGAAAAAAATAAATAA
- a CDS encoding glutathionylspermidine synthase family protein, which yields MLKLQKTTPLDTDYLESLGFVWHTDRDDSSYISNELVIISEEEAEAYYEATNTLYDMVVEAAEHVIENNLFHEIGIPFNLVEVIKASWENDVHWHLYGRFDLAGGVDGKPIKLLEFNADTPTALFETAIVQWAMLKKNALEEEHQFNALYEALIENFKRLVTLEEDVSTFEERYDGWNFLFTSVKGNSEEENTVRLLQHIATEAGFNTEFAYIDEIEFSPDEGIFYEDKNYELWFKLIPWEDIALEESDLAMLLTNIIKSQKAIIFNPAYTLLFQSKGLLKILWDLYPNHPLLLESSFEPLEGKKQVKKPVFGREGGSVTILDENGQESESIEGDYDSHKMVYQAYTELASDIEGQSYQAGVFYAYEACGLGFRKGGKILDNMSKFVGHIVQ from the coding sequence ATGTTAAAGTTACAAAAAACCACACCATTGGACACAGACTATTTAGAATCACTCGGTTTTGTATGGCATACAGACCGTGATGACTCGAGTTATATCTCTAATGAACTGGTCATCATCTCTGAAGAGGAAGCTGAAGCGTATTATGAAGCAACCAACACACTTTATGACATGGTTGTAGAAGCAGCCGAACACGTCATAGAAAATAATCTCTTTCATGAGATTGGTATACCTTTTAATCTTGTTGAAGTGATCAAGGCATCATGGGAAAATGATGTACATTGGCATTTGTACGGACGTTTTGATCTAGCCGGTGGTGTGGACGGGAAACCCATAAAACTTTTAGAATTCAATGCAGATACACCGACTGCCCTGTTTGAAACTGCTATTGTACAGTGGGCCATGCTCAAAAAAAACGCTCTTGAAGAAGAACATCAGTTCAATGCACTCTATGAAGCACTTATAGAGAATTTTAAACGTCTGGTGACTTTGGAAGAAGATGTTTCTACCTTTGAAGAACGTTATGACGGGTGGAACTTTCTCTTTACCTCAGTCAAAGGAAATTCAGAAGAAGAGAATACCGTTCGACTCCTGCAGCATATCGCCACTGAAGCAGGTTTTAACACAGAGTTTGCCTACATCGATGAGATAGAGTTCTCCCCGGATGAGGGTATCTTTTATGAAGATAAGAACTATGAACTCTGGTTTAAGCTTATCCCTTGGGAAGACATTGCACTGGAAGAGTCAGATCTGGCGATGCTTCTGACCAATATCATCAAAAGCCAGAAAGCGATTATCTTCAACCCGGCCTATACCCTGCTTTTTCAAAGTAAAGGGCTGCTTAAGATCCTCTGGGACCTCTATCCGAACCACCCTCTGCTACTTGAGAGTTCTTTTGAACCGTTAGAAGGGAAAAAACAGGTGAAAAAACCTGTCTTTGGAAGAGAGGGAGGCAGTGTCACTATCTTGGATGAAAACGGACAGGAGTCTGAGAGTATTGAAGGAGACTACGACAGTCACAAAATGGTCTACCAGGCCTATACCGAACTGGCGTCAGATATTGAGGGACAATCTTATCAGGCAGGTGTATTTTATGCGTACGAAGCCTGTGGACTTGGTTTTAGAAAAGGTGGAAAGATCCTGGATAATATGTCTAAATTCGTAGGGCATATCGTCCAGTAA
- a CDS encoding DNA-deoxyinosine glycosylase, with translation MSEILAHPFKPIVFKDTQTLILGSFPSIQSFENNFYYAHPRNQFWKILESVTSYPANTRDQRLWLLKESKLGLWDMVKGCSRENSLDSSLENEEVNDLAAFLEAHPSITRLAFTGRKAEALFKTHFSHLDIETVYLPSPSAAYAKMSFEQKVAEYKKQLGYS, from the coding sequence ATGAGTGAAATTTTAGCACACCCTTTCAAGCCTATCGTATTTAAAGATACCCAAACACTCATTCTGGGTTCTTTCCCCAGTATCCAGTCTTTTGAAAATAATTTTTACTATGCACATCCACGCAATCAATTCTGGAAGATCCTTGAAAGTGTGACATCCTACCCTGCAAACACTCGTGATCAGAGACTCTGGTTGCTTAAAGAGTCTAAATTAGGACTTTGGGATATGGTCAAAGGATGCAGCAGAGAGAACTCTCTTGACAGTTCTTTGGAAAATGAAGAGGTTAATGACCTGGCTGCATTTTTGGAAGCGCATCCGAGTATTACCAGATTGGCTTTTACCGGGAGAAAAGCAGAGGCATTGTTTAAAACACACTTTTCACACCTGGATATAGAGACAGTCTATCTCCCTTCACCTTCTGCTGCCTATGCAAAGATGAGCTTTGAGCAGAAAGTAGCCGAATATAAAAAACAGTTGGGGTACAGTTAA
- a CDS encoding YeeE/YedE thiosulfate transporter family protein — MPRSIPWWLGGLLMALLFYYTFSTWGANRPIGASTGMSYFANLIFDLDTEQYEYAAIIEKSGAWEAVMLIGVFFGGLFMSTVVTKTFHLSYIPTLWKERKNTSIPSRMVWSFIAGFLLIFGARLAGGCNAGHILSGGSQLAVSGIIFAVVALGTGMITGRFFYKKRKK; from the coding sequence ATGCCTCGTTCAATACCTTGGTGGCTTGGTGGTCTTTTAATGGCTTTACTATTTTATTACACTTTCTCTACCTGGGGTGCTAATCGTCCCATTGGTGCATCAACCGGCATGTCATATTTTGCCAATTTGATCTTTGATCTAGATACAGAGCAGTATGAATATGCTGCGATCATAGAGAAATCCGGTGCATGGGAAGCCGTCATGCTCATCGGTGTATTTTTTGGAGGACTTTTTATGTCTACAGTTGTTACCAAAACATTTCATCTAAGTTATATTCCTACACTTTGGAAAGAAAGAAAAAACACTTCGATTCCTTCTCGTATGGTTTGGAGCTTTATTGCCGGATTTCTTTTGATATTTGGAGCGAGATTGGCTGGAGGTTGTAATGCAGGACATATCTTATCTGGCGGTAGTCAACTGGCTGTTAGTGGTATAATATTTGCTGTAGTCGCATTAGGTACTGGGATGATCACCGGTAGATTTTTTTATAAAAAAAGGAAAAAGTGA
- the ftsA gene encoding cell division protein FtsA, with translation MSDTILAIDIGSTKICAIIAEIQDSEVTIQGHGISKSQGVKKGAITNIELASKSIKKAINDAKRIAGSNITSATVSISNAYAKSLNSTGIVNIPHKDISIKEINRVMQTALYNANVPTEYDVIHVLPYNFRVDDQDFIEDPFGMNASRMEVDVNIIMTQKSNLSNLKKAVRSAGVEIDGIVLSGYASAIATMDEDEKELGVAVIDMGGQTSNLVIHTGNSIRYNDFLGVGSNHITNDLSMALHTPLQIAENVKVRHGSLIESSNEVIELPIIGDEESRNGVSLEVVHSVIFSRVEEALMILSKSLEKSALKEQIGAGIILTGGMTKLKGMRELAQAIFTGMPVRVGYPDNVNGLFDELKDPAFSTVVGLLLYKAGGHTQYEINFQQELLHSKAMFEDNLNDIRIGHTSNTEEAQTTRGHKEENEHKKEDQEGSDISFDDLPDLGHENKNPFKKLASWARQLF, from the coding sequence TTGAGTGACACAATTTTAGCTATTGATATCGGTTCCACTAAAATATGTGCTATCATTGCTGAAATTCAAGACTCCGAAGTCACCATACAAGGACATGGTATCTCTAAATCCCAAGGGGTTAAGAAAGGTGCGATCACCAATATAGAACTCGCTTCTAAATCCATAAAAAAAGCCATTAATGATGCAAAACGTATTGCAGGAAGCAACATCACTTCTGCAACGGTTTCCATCTCCAATGCCTATGCTAAGAGTCTTAACTCTACGGGTATTGTCAACATCCCACATAAAGACATCTCCATTAAAGAGATCAATCGTGTGATGCAGACAGCACTCTACAATGCTAACGTACCTACTGAGTATGATGTCATCCATGTATTGCCTTACAACTTCAGAGTCGATGACCAAGACTTCATCGAAGATCCGTTCGGTATGAATGCGAGTCGCATGGAAGTAGATGTTAACATCATCATGACACAAAAATCAAATCTTTCCAATCTTAAAAAAGCCGTTCGCTCTGCCGGGGTTGAGATAGATGGTATTGTTTTAAGTGGTTACGCTTCTGCGATAGCTACCATGGATGAGGATGAAAAAGAGTTGGGTGTGGCTGTGATCGATATGGGTGGTCAAACAAGTAATCTTGTCATCCATACGGGTAACTCTATCAGATACAATGATTTCTTAGGTGTAGGTTCAAACCATATTACCAATGACCTTTCCATGGCACTTCATACTCCGCTGCAAATAGCAGAAAATGTCAAAGTACGTCACGGGAGTCTTATTGAGAGTTCCAATGAGGTCATAGAACTCCCGATCATCGGTGATGAAGAGAGTCGTAATGGTGTCTCGTTGGAGGTGGTTCACTCTGTGATTTTCTCACGTGTAGAAGAAGCACTGATGATCCTGTCCAAGTCATTGGAAAAATCTGCATTAAAAGAGCAGATAGGTGCAGGTATTATCTTGACCGGTGGTATGACAAAACTTAAAGGTATGAGAGAATTGGCACAAGCTATCTTTACTGGTATGCCGGTAAGAGTGGGTTATCCAGATAATGTCAATGGTCTTTTTGATGAACTCAAGGATCCAGCATTTTCAACGGTAGTGGGTTTACTGCTCTATAAAGCAGGCGGCCATACGCAATATGAGATCAATTTCCAACAAGAATTGCTCCATTCAAAAGCAATGTTTGAAGATAACCTTAATGATATCAGGATAGGTCATACATCAAATACCGAAGAGGCACAGACAACCAGAGGTCATAAAGAAGAGAACGAACACAAAAAAGAGGATCAGGAAGGATCAGATATATCATTTGATGATCTGCCGGATCTAGGTCATGAAAATAAAAATCCATTTAAAAAACTGGCGAGTTGGGCAAGACAGCTTTTTTAA
- the prmC gene encoding peptide chain release factor N(5)-glutamine methyltransferase, with amino-acid sequence MTIKEGLLWGKEALKEVCERPAFEAELLLAYHLGQDRTYLMIHENDTLPDVDQFQTLIQRRAAHEPYEYIVGSASFYDIHLEVEEGVLIPRPETEILIDLVAEIIEKEKITRIAEIGVGSGAISIVLARKFPQLRIIATDICETPLKVAKKNIERFGVGEQIELRKSHLIDEVHEDLELVVSNPPYIAEDFLLESNVIDYEPKEALFGGRIGDELLKEIILDVKHRGIPYLACEMGYDQKEPIQAFVNEIGVEYIKFYKDLAQFDRGFVIKFKKSESV; translated from the coding sequence ATGACGATTAAAGAGGGACTCCTTTGGGGCAAGGAAGCACTTAAAGAGGTGTGTGAACGTCCTGCTTTTGAGGCAGAACTGCTTTTGGCCTATCATCTTGGACAGGACCGTACCTATTTGATGATACATGAAAATGACACTCTCCCCGATGTGGATCAATTTCAAACGCTTATTCAAAGAAGAGCTGCACATGAGCCTTACGAATATATCGTCGGTTCAGCCAGTTTTTATGACATTCATTTGGAAGTAGAAGAGGGGGTACTGATACCCCGTCCGGAAACGGAGATACTTATAGACCTGGTCGCAGAGATCATCGAAAAAGAGAAGATCACCCGTATCGCTGAAATCGGTGTAGGGTCGGGTGCGATCTCCATTGTGTTGGCCCGTAAATTCCCTCAGCTTCGGATCATTGCAACAGATATTTGTGAGACACCACTCAAAGTGGCAAAGAAGAACATTGAAAGATTCGGAGTGGGTGAACAGATAGAACTTCGCAAGTCCCACCTTATAGATGAGGTACATGAAGATCTGGAATTGGTGGTTTCAAATCCTCCTTATATCGCAGAAGATTTTTTACTTGAGTCCAATGTCATTGACTATGAACCCAAAGAAGCACTGTTTGGAGGAAGGATAGGGGATGAATTGCTCAAAGAGATCATTTTGGATGTGAAGCATCGAGGTATACCCTATCTTGCTTGTGAAATGGGGTACGATCAAAAGGAGCCGATACAAGCGTTTGTCAATGAAATCGGTGTAGAATATATAAAATTTTATAAGGACCTGGCACAGTTTGACCGGGGATTTGTAATTAAATTCAAAAAAAGTGAGTCAGTATGA
- a CDS encoding UPF0323 family lipoprotein, whose amino-acid sequence MKHLRKLSTIATATGLGTLLATGVTGCFSNNQQQQEEAKAQNAFVIIEETAPGKYKIKDEFPAEETRIVLKQLDGTERVLTKPEMDALVAEESAKIDNGTSNLTKEQNPQMSQQGGMGLGEILLSSMAGAVIGSWIGSKLFGNQNYQNNRKAGYKSPSTYTRSQKSFDAAKNRSAKRSGFFGSKSTSSRTGGFFGG is encoded by the coding sequence ATGAAACATTTAAGAAAACTTTCAACCATAGCAACTGCTACTGGTCTTGGTACGCTTTTAGCGACTGGTGTAACAGGTTGCTTTAGCAATAACCAGCAACAGCAGGAGGAAGCTAAAGCACAAAATGCATTCGTCATTATAGAAGAGACTGCACCGGGAAAATACAAGATCAAAGATGAGTTTCCCGCGGAAGAGACACGTATCGTACTGAAACAACTAGATGGAACCGAACGTGTATTGACCAAACCAGAAATGGATGCACTTGTAGCAGAAGAGTCAGCCAAGATCGACAATGGAACCTCCAACCTGACCAAAGAGCAAAATCCTCAAATGTCCCAGCAAGGTGGTATGGGTCTGGGAGAAATACTTCTTTCAAGTATGGCTGGAGCAGTCATCGGTTCATGGATAGGTTCCAAACTTTTTGGTAACCAAAACTACCAAAACAACAGAAAAGCAGGATACAAATCTCCCTCTACCTATACAAGAAGTCAAAAGAGTTTTGACGCAGCTAAAAACAGAAGTGCTAAGAGAAGCGGTTTTTTCGGTAGTAAAAGTACTTCAAGCCGTACCGGCGGTTTCTTTGGTGGATAA
- a CDS encoding DUF4149 domain-containing protein, which produces MNRYFRMITMTYLIFLSAALGAGLFAGIVVAPVTFHTEQWLGSEVLTQFQEGQIMTENFLRLSYLVNVLLVSVVLYEGYKFKKFERDTLTQVATFLVLATGLLFSQYYIPDIIAMQEQGVEATNSVAFLNTHKGSEINFKIFSLALIVLIAQNMRKACK; this is translated from the coding sequence ATGAACAGATATTTTCGGATGATAACCATGACCTACCTTATATTTTTGAGTGCGGCTCTTGGCGCAGGACTTTTTGCCGGTATTGTCGTAGCACCTGTCACGTTTCACACAGAACAATGGCTGGGTAGTGAAGTGCTCACACAGTTTCAAGAGGGACAGATTATGACAGAGAACTTTTTGAGGCTCTCTTATCTGGTAAATGTACTGTTGGTGTCAGTGGTACTCTATGAAGGGTATAAGTTCAAGAAGTTTGAGAGAGATACACTGACACAGGTTGCCACATTTTTAGTCTTGGCTACAGGGCTTCTTTTTTCCCAGTACTATATACCTGATATTATTGCGATGCAAGAACAAGGTGTGGAGGCAACGAATTCAGTAGCCTTTCTCAATACGCACAAAGGAAGCGAGATCAATTTCAAGATCTTTTCGTTGGCTCTGATTGTACTGATCGCACAGAATATGCGTAAGGCGTGCAAGTAG
- the ftsZ gene encoding cell division protein FtsZ yields the protein MEEFEIDIVETKCHTNGAKIKAIGVGGGGGNMINHMISEGINSIDLIVANTDAQALDSSLAPYKMQLGINATRGLGAGMLPEKGREAALESFEDIKKTLEGSDIVFISAGLGGGTGTGAAPIIAQAAKEVGALTVSIVTSPFKFEGRKRTKLAKEGLEELKRESDSIIVVPNEKLLSIVEKNLGIKESFRMVDDILAQAVGGISKVILSHGENDINLDFADVKTVMSHRGLALMGAGYSTGTNAAYDAAKAAIESPLLDNISIDGAMGVLVHFDIHPDYPIMEIGEAMSIVEESADEDASVIFGTTTNENMAVDEVKITIVATGFEDKNAVPEPTVTKQKTLLSANTCDINTVRSKMVVGGYNGDNEDILDVPTFLRKQMD from the coding sequence ATGGAAGAGTTTGAAATAGACATAGTGGAAACAAAATGTCATACAAATGGAGCGAAAATCAAAGCTATCGGCGTTGGTGGAGGCGGTGGTAACATGATCAATCACATGATCAGTGAAGGGATAAACTCGATCGATCTGATCGTTGCCAATACAGATGCACAGGCACTGGACAGTTCTTTGGCACCATACAAAATGCAATTGGGTATCAATGCCACAAGAGGACTGGGTGCAGGGATGCTTCCGGAGAAAGGTAGAGAAGCTGCACTTGAAAGCTTTGAAGATATCAAAAAGACGCTTGAGGGTTCTGATATCGTCTTTATCTCTGCTGGTCTTGGCGGAGGTACAGGTACAGGTGCTGCACCGATCATTGCACAGGCTGCAAAAGAAGTAGGTGCACTGACTGTTTCTATTGTAACCAGCCCTTTTAAATTTGAAGGTAGAAAAAGAACAAAGCTTGCAAAAGAAGGTTTGGAAGAGCTTAAAAGAGAGAGTGATTCGATCATTGTCGTACCGAATGAAAAACTTCTTTCCATCGTTGAGAAGAACCTTGGTATCAAAGAGAGCTTTAGAATGGTAGATGATATTCTTGCTCAAGCCGTAGGTGGTATCTCTAAAGTGATTCTTTCGCATGGGGAAAATGATATCAACCTTGACTTTGCCGATGTTAAAACGGTGATGAGTCATAGAGGTCTTGCTCTTATGGGTGCAGGATACAGTACAGGAACGAATGCAGCCTATGATGCAGCAAAAGCTGCGATCGAGTCTCCGCTGCTTGATAATATCTCTATCGATGGTGCGATGGGTGTACTCGTACACTTTGACATCCACCCTGATTATCCTATCATGGAGATCGGTGAAGCGATGAGTATTGTTGAAGAGAGTGCAGATGAAGATGCATCTGTGATCTTTGGTACCACAACCAATGAGAACATGGCTGTTGATGAAGTGAAGATCACTATCGTTGCTACAGGATTTGAAGATAAAAATGCTGTACCTGAACCAACAGTCACAAAACAAAAAACTTTATTAAGTGCCAACACTTGTGATATCAATACGGTAAGAAGTAAAATGGTTGTAGGTGGATACAACGGTGACAATGAAGACATCTTAGATGTACCTACATTTCTTAGAAAGCAGATGGACTAA